DNA sequence from the Alteribacter lacisalsi genome:
GCTCCCGGACGGATTGGAGCTTTCTGGTTTGGCTACCTTGTCTTCGGCTTTTTCAGCTACCTGATTGCGAAAAGACTCCTGAGTATGAACCTGACAGTTAAAAACCGCTGACGATTGCCCTTTCCGAATCTTCGGGAAGGGCTTTTTTTCATTCCGTTTGTTTATATGGAATCGATTCATTATGTAAGAAAAATCCATTCTTTTTTCCTGTGTAAAACGCTTGCAAAACGTGTATATACAGGATAAAATAAAAATCGATTAATACTTGTATATACATTATTACTTGTTTCCAGGTTTAACTTTTCCCATTCAGAGGTATAAAGGAGCGAGCCTTCACGAGGCTCATAATCATTTGAACAGCAGGGGAATCTATTACCATCTATGCTCTTTTCCCTTTTTATGAAAACGATTACTCTCCCCTCAGACATGTAATAATACCCGTACTACAAATGACAGGAGGTCATACTATGGCTCAGTATGAAAAGCAGGTCAAAGAAATATTGGAAGCCATCGGCGGCGAGGAAAACATTGAAAAAGCCACCCACTGCGTCACTCGCCTTAGAATGGCACTGAAAGACGAATCGAAAGTGGATTCGGAGAAACTCGAAAGCATCGACATCGTTAAAGGATCTTTTTCCACTAACGGCCAGTTTCAGATTATTATCGGCCAGGGAACGGTGGATAAGGTCTACAAGGAACTGGTCGCAATGACCGGGATTGGCGAATCCACCAAGGATGACGTAAAAGAATCGTCAGCCAAGAACCAGAATTGGCTGCAGCGGGGCGTAAAAATGCTCGCCGACATCTTTATTCCAATCCTTCCGGCCATCGTAACTGCCGGTCTTCTTCTCGGAATCAATAACATTCTGACAGGAGAGGATATCTTTTTTGACGGCTCTTCCGTGGTAGCTGAATACCCTCAGTGGGCCGGCCTGGCTGAAATGATCAATATTATTGCAAGTGCCGCCTTCGTCTTTCTCCCCGCCCTGATCGGCTGGTCCGCCGTTAAACGGTTCGGCGGAAGTGAACTGCTTGGTATTGTTCTCGGTCTGTTTCTCGTCCACCCCGACCTGCTCAATGCCTGGGCATATGCGGAAGCACAGGAAGCAGGAGAAGTACCAACCTGGAACCTGTTCGGGTTGCAGATTGAAGCAATTGGCTATCAGGGGCAGGTATTACCCGTTCTTGTATCTGCCTGGGTGCTTGCCAAGATTGACATATACTTAAGAAAACGAATTCCTGATTCAATTCAGATGCTTGTTGTTGCACCAGTCGCTCTGCTCGTGACCGGTTTTCTTGCCTTTATCATTATCGGACCGATTACATTCGCTATTGCCAACGCCATTACAGGCGGATTTGTATGGATGTTCTCCACACTTCCGGCGATTGGCGGACTCGTTTACGGTGCTGTTTATGCCCCTCTTGTTATTACAGGTATGCACCATGCGTTTCTCGCCGTGGACCTTCAGCTCGTAGGTACCGGAAACGGTACATTCCTGTGGCCGATCCTGGTTATGTCCAACATCGCACAGGGCTCTGCCGCACTTGCCATTTATTTTGCAAGCCGAAACGAAAACCTGCGAGGCCTGTCAGCTACGTCTTCTGTTTCAGCTTACCTTGGGGTGACGGAACCAGCCCTGTTCGGGGTCAACCTGCGCTTTAAGTTTCCGTTTATCTGTGCGATTATCGGTGCTTCTACTGCTGGTATGTTTATTACCATTAACGGTGTACTTGCAAATTCAATCGGGGTAGGCGGACTGCCTGGTATCTTCTCGATCATTCCCGGCTATTGGACTTCCTTTGCAATCGGTATGGCTATAGCCA
Encoded proteins:
- the treP gene encoding PTS system trehalose-specific EIIBC component, which codes for MAQYEKQVKEILEAIGGEENIEKATHCVTRLRMALKDESKVDSEKLESIDIVKGSFSTNGQFQIIIGQGTVDKVYKELVAMTGIGESTKDDVKESSAKNQNWLQRGVKMLADIFIPILPAIVTAGLLLGINNILTGEDIFFDGSSVVAEYPQWAGLAEMINIIASAAFVFLPALIGWSAVKRFGGSELLGIVLGLFLVHPDLLNAWAYAEAQEAGEVPTWNLFGLQIEAIGYQGQVLPVLVSAWVLAKIDIYLRKRIPDSIQMLVVAPVALLVTGFLAFIIIGPITFAIANAITGGFVWMFSTLPAIGGLVYGAVYAPLVITGMHHAFLAVDLQLVGTGNGTFLWPILVMSNIAQGSAALAIYFASRNENLRGLSATSSVSAYLGVTEPALFGVNLRFKFPFICAIIGASTAGMFITINGVLANSIGVGGLPGIFSIIPGYWTSFAIGMAIAIIIPFALTYLYAKLASDEFKK